One stretch of Castor canadensis chromosome 14, mCasCan1.hap1v2, whole genome shotgun sequence DNA includes these proteins:
- the LOC109689074 gene encoding olfactory receptor 7D4-like: MKMENHTSVSQFLLLGLSDDPELQPLLFGLFLSMYLVTVLGNLLIILAITSDSHLHTPMYFFLSNLSFVDICFTSTTVPKILVNIQEQNKEISYCGCLTQVYFLIIFSGMDNFLLSVMAFDRFVAICHPLNYMVIMNPHFCGLLVLLSWLIIFCVALLHILLMKRLTFMVHTEIPHFFCELAQVVKAASSDTFISNICLYVSVVLIVVFPVAGILYSYSYIVSSLLRMSSTVSKCKAFSTCGSHLCVVCLFYGTALGVYMSSAVTHSSQRNMIASLMYTVVTPMLNPFIYSLRNKEVKGALGRLLSRAVSWI; the protein is encoded by the coding sequence atgaaaatggaaaatcacACATCAGTGTCACAATTCCTTCTCCTGGGGCTCTCAGATGATCCTGAACTACAGCCCCTTCTCTTTGGGctgttcctgtccatgtacctggTGACAGTGCTTGGGAACCTGCTCATTATCCTGGCCATCACTTCTGATTCTCACCTCCATacccccatgtatttcttcctctctaaCTTGTCTTTTGTTGACATCTGCTTCACCTCCACCACAGTTCCAAAGATTTTGGTGAATATTcaggaacagaataaagaaatctCCTATTGTGGGTGCCTCACTCAGgtgtattttttaatcattttttctgGAATGGATAATTTCCTACTGTCTGTGATGGCCTTTGATCGCTTTGTGGCCATATGTCACCCCCTAAATTACATGGTCATAATGAACCCACACTTCTGTGGCCTTCTGGTTCTTCTGTCTTGGCTTATTATTTTTTGTGTCGCTCTGCTTCATATTTTACTAATGAAACGACTGACATTCATGGTACACACTGAAATCCCACATTTCTTTTGTGAACTTGCTCAGGTTGTCAAAGCAGCCAGTTCTGATACCTTCATCAGTAACATCTGCCTCTATGTGTCAGTTGTTCTGATAGTTGTGTTTCCTGTGGCTGGGATTCTCTACTCCTACTCTTATATTGTCTCATCCCTATTGAGGATGTCCTCCACGGTGAGCAAGTGCAAGGCATTttccacctgtgggtctcacctcTGCGTGGTCTGCTTGTTCTATGGAACAGCACTTGGGGTTTACATGAGTTCTGCTGTgacacattcttctcagagaaACATGATCGCTTCACTGATGTACACAGTGGTCACCCCCATGCTGAACCCattcatctacagcctgaggaacaaggaaGTGAAGGGGGCCCTGGGAAGACTCCTCAGCAGAGCAGTCTCTTGGATTTGA